The proteins below come from a single Cupriavidus pauculus genomic window:
- a CDS encoding hydantoinase/oxoprolinase family protein yields MQSGSSAGARVGCDIGGTFTDIVLALPDGRLFVNKTSTTPHDLGEAIVTGLKALIEQSGIAPGDITEIVHGTTTASNTILQKVGARTGVLTTAGFRDILEIGRIRTPTMFDLGWQKPQPLAARRYRRGVTERIDARGNIVVPLNIDEVLTIARGLVEEGVEALAVCFLNSYINPVHELETKARLEREFPGLLVTASCDVLPEIKEYERTSTTVVNAYILPAMRTYLRRLKADLGRMGVTASLQVMASNGGMMGVDSASDKPVFAVASGPAGGVAGAAQIGALSGGSDLIVFDMGGTTAKASIITGGVPSLTNEYEFRDGISAPSRFVKGGGYVLKVPAIDIAEVGAGGGSLAGIDAGGLLCVGPESAGANPGPACYGRGNGRPTVTDANMALGFLNPVALAGGSLQVDPEQSRRAIDTHIGEPLGLDTLAAAHGIRHVANVSMARALRAVTVERGRDPRDMTMIAFGGGGPLHAVDVARLLGIRRVIAPVMAGVFCSAGMLGADAEHNFVKAVLRPLADCDATIIGTAIEALRVQGLSVLAQEGYPADAVEIAVGLDLRYLGQSSELTIPLRVGAGQTIDATAMAALIEDFASQYRQTFGYSNDEPLELVNVRLSAYGRSDQRLKFNDIRVDASALQGVTGTRQVSFERDQPPCETQLVPRAAISEVPRHGPLIIESYDTTIVVPPGASARADKIGNIIIDIAQEQA; encoded by the coding sequence ATGCAATCAGGCAGCAGCGCTGGCGCCCGGGTCGGGTGCGACATCGGCGGGACCTTTACGGACATCGTTCTGGCATTGCCGGACGGCCGGCTCTTCGTGAACAAGACGTCCACCACCCCGCACGACCTCGGCGAGGCGATCGTCACCGGGCTCAAGGCGTTGATCGAGCAGTCGGGCATCGCGCCGGGCGACATCACCGAGATCGTCCACGGCACCACTACCGCCTCCAATACGATCCTGCAGAAGGTCGGCGCGCGCACCGGCGTGCTGACCACGGCCGGCTTCCGCGACATTCTCGAGATCGGCCGCATCCGTACCCCCACGATGTTCGACCTCGGCTGGCAGAAGCCGCAGCCCCTCGCCGCGCGGCGATATCGCCGCGGCGTCACGGAGCGCATCGATGCGCGCGGCAATATCGTCGTGCCGCTGAATATCGACGAAGTGCTCACCATTGCGCGCGGCCTCGTCGAGGAAGGCGTGGAAGCGCTCGCGGTCTGTTTCCTCAACAGCTATATCAACCCGGTGCACGAGCTGGAGACGAAGGCGCGCCTCGAACGGGAGTTTCCGGGCCTGCTCGTCACCGCGTCGTGCGACGTGCTGCCCGAGATCAAGGAGTACGAGCGCACGAGCACCACGGTGGTCAACGCCTACATCCTTCCGGCCATGCGCACGTATCTGCGCCGCCTGAAAGCCGATCTCGGCCGCATGGGCGTGACCGCATCCCTGCAGGTCATGGCCTCCAACGGCGGCATGATGGGCGTCGATAGCGCCAGCGACAAGCCCGTGTTCGCGGTGGCCTCCGGCCCGGCGGGTGGCGTGGCCGGCGCGGCCCAGATCGGCGCGCTCAGCGGCGGCAGCGATCTGATCGTATTCGACATGGGCGGCACGACCGCCAAGGCATCGATCATTACCGGCGGCGTGCCGTCGCTGACGAACGAATACGAATTCCGCGACGGGATCAGCGCGCCGAGCCGCTTCGTCAAGGGCGGTGGCTATGTGCTCAAGGTGCCGGCCATCGATATCGCGGAAGTCGGCGCGGGTGGCGGGTCGCTGGCCGGCATCGACGCGGGCGGCCTGCTCTGTGTCGGTCCCGAATCGGCCGGCGCGAATCCGGGACCCGCGTGCTATGGGCGCGGCAACGGCCGACCGACCGTGACCGACGCGAACATGGCACTGGGCTTTCTGAACCCCGTCGCGCTCGCGGGCGGCAGCCTGCAGGTCGATCCGGAACAGTCGCGGCGCGCGATCGATACGCATATCGGCGAGCCGCTCGGCCTGGACACGCTGGCCGCCGCGCACGGCATCCGCCATGTGGCCAACGTCAGCATGGCGCGCGCGCTGCGCGCCGTCACGGTCGAACGCGGCCGCGACCCGCGCGATATGACGATGATCGCCTTCGGCGGCGGCGGTCCGCTCCATGCGGTGGATGTGGCCCGACTGCTGGGCATCCGCCGCGTGATCGCGCCCGTGATGGCCGGCGTATTCTGCTCGGCCGGTATGCTCGGCGCCGACGCGGAGCACAACTTCGTCAAGGCCGTGCTGCGCCCGCTCGCGGACTGCGACGCGACCATCATCGGCACGGCCATCGAAGCACTGCGCGTGCAGGGGCTATCGGTGCTCGCGCAGGAGGGCTATCCGGCGGATGCCGTGGAGATCGCCGTGGGGCTGGACCTGCGCTACCTGGGCCAGAGTTCGGAGCTGACCATCCCGCTGCGCGTGGGCGCCGGCCAGACGATCGACGCCACCGCCATGGCCGCGCTGATCGAGGACTTCGCCAGCCAGTACCGGCAGACGTTCGGCTACAGCAACGACGAACCGCTGGAACTCGTCAACGTGCGCCTGAGCGCGTACGGCCGCAGCGACCAGCGACTGAAGTTCAACGATATCCGCGTCGATGCCAGTGCGCTGCAGGGTGTCACGGGTACGCGCCAGGTCAGCTTCGAGCGCGACCAGCCGCCGTGCGAAACGCAACTGGTGCCGCGCGCGGCCATCTCCGAGGTGCCGCGCCACGGCCCGCTGATCATCGAGTCCTACGACACCACGATCGTCGTCCCGCCCGGCGCCTCCGCTCGCGCGGACAAGATCGGCAACATCATCATCGACATCGCCCAGGAGCAAGCATGA
- a CDS encoding response regulator transcription factor, translating to MTASPNIALLTSGAFHPEAIEAPLSMAGFRCSVFQTGRDLIHGISHDTYDMLLIDRELPDIPAIDVIRAVRAARARDVPIMMLSEVSSDDALVEALDAGADDFLVQPASERVLLARIAALRRRVMTASGRIGMSVRAGPYELNSAGRYALLRGKRIAMTPKESDLATLMFANAGCMLSNNRIERVVWGRELSPLSRALAQLVSRMRRTLALGPENGVTVSVVYAQGYRLDVLDNARTEDVAVPVVPAAPRDPSQVMARHVQQLMSA from the coding sequence ATGACCGCCTCCCCCAATATCGCATTGCTCACCAGCGGTGCATTCCACCCGGAAGCAATCGAGGCCCCGCTGTCGATGGCCGGTTTCCGCTGCAGCGTCTTCCAGACGGGCCGCGATCTGATTCACGGCATCAGCCACGACACCTATGACATGCTGCTGATCGACCGAGAGCTGCCGGACATTCCCGCCATCGACGTCATTCGCGCGGTGCGCGCCGCCCGCGCGCGGGACGTTCCCATCATGATGCTGTCCGAAGTCTCCAGCGACGATGCGCTGGTCGAAGCGCTCGATGCCGGCGCGGACGACTTCCTCGTGCAACCGGCTTCCGAGCGTGTGCTGCTGGCCCGCATCGCGGCGTTACGCCGCCGCGTGATGACCGCGAGCGGACGCATTGGCATGAGCGTGCGCGCGGGTCCGTACGAACTGAACAGCGCTGGCCGCTACGCACTGCTGCGCGGCAAGCGCATCGCGATGACGCCGAAGGAATCCGACCTCGCCACGCTGATGTTCGCGAACGCGGGCTGCATGCTCAGCAATAACCGGATCGAGCGCGTGGTCTGGGGACGGGAGTTGTCCCCGCTGTCGCGCGCACTGGCGCAACTGGTTTCGCGGATGCGCCGCACGCTGGCGCTGGGGCCCGAGAACGGCGTGACCGTCAGCGTGGTCTACGCGCAGGGTTACCGGCTGGACGTGCTCGACAACGCGCGGACCGAAGACGTGGCCGTGCCGGTCGTGCCCGCCGCGCCGCGCGATCCGTCGCAGGTCATGGCGCGCCACGTGCAGCAGTTGATGTCGGCCTGA
- a CDS encoding IclR family transcriptional regulator: MNAIDSNADRPREGTRKEDRHFVTALARGLDVLACFRAFDVELGNAELAQRCGLPKSTISRLTHTLTELGYLQALTDPVRYRLGSSALGMAPVAREGTDVLSVVRPFMQELADLSQGVASLIVRDRGRMLIYENCHAESYLTLRVNVGSRVSGLTTAAGRAYLMALTPVEQRQALAAFRADDRASAAQADDVLVRAREEKQRLGCTTSFGEWLPDINSIALAFRPGPSLPPMTLSCSGPNAIVPPAHLLDAVRPHLHDRIGRIEAALGTR, from the coding sequence ATGAACGCCATCGACAGCAATGCGGACCGGCCCCGCGAGGGCACGCGCAAGGAAGACCGGCACTTTGTCACCGCACTCGCGCGTGGGCTCGACGTGCTCGCGTGCTTTCGCGCGTTCGACGTGGAGCTTGGCAATGCGGAGCTCGCGCAGCGCTGCGGGCTGCCCAAGTCCACGATCTCGCGCCTCACGCATACGCTCACCGAGCTTGGCTATCTGCAGGCGCTGACCGATCCCGTGCGCTACCGGCTTGGCAGTTCCGCGCTGGGCATGGCGCCGGTCGCGCGCGAAGGCACCGATGTGCTGTCCGTGGTGCGTCCGTTCATGCAGGAGCTGGCGGATCTGTCGCAGGGCGTGGCGTCGCTGATCGTGCGCGATCGCGGCCGCATGCTGATCTACGAGAACTGCCATGCGGAGTCCTATCTGACGCTGCGCGTGAACGTGGGGAGCCGCGTGTCGGGCCTGACCACGGCCGCGGGCCGCGCCTATCTGATGGCGCTCACGCCGGTCGAGCAGCGGCAGGCGCTGGCCGCGTTCCGCGCGGACGATCGCGCGAGCGCCGCGCAGGCCGACGACGTGCTCGTGCGCGCGCGGGAAGAGAAACAGCGGCTCGGGTGCACGACGTCGTTCGGCGAATGGCTGCCCGATATCAACTCAATCGCACTGGCCTTCCGGCCGGGGCCGTCGCTGCCGCCGATGACGCTGAGCTGCAGCGGCCCGAATGCGATCGTGCCGCCCGCGCATCTGCTGGACGCGGTGCGGCCGCATCTGCACGATCGCATCGGCCGGATCGAGGCCGCGCTCGGGACGCGATAG
- a CDS encoding HAD domain-containing protein, with product MSERLIMLDVPGVLYSARSAARLGGMPNTGTLRDVRYFDPIALGFLRRLFGIAGARVVVSDAWRRGTPAAILQQLDLQIEGMTPRVEGGHGAEIDAYFDAETGERAVPSAWVILSTAAPESMSAAQREHLVSVDPSEGLTVENFRQALDILGVACPSTVTPDSRVDADLRAKLRHLQQLARVAPSRFTPATNDEARTAVAH from the coding sequence ATGTCTGAACGCCTCATCATGCTGGACGTCCCCGGCGTCCTGTACTCGGCCCGCTCGGCGGCACGCCTGGGCGGCATGCCCAACACCGGGACGCTGCGCGACGTGAGGTACTTCGACCCCATCGCGCTTGGCTTCCTGCGCCGACTGTTCGGTATCGCCGGCGCCCGTGTGGTCGTCTCCGATGCCTGGCGCCGGGGCACGCCCGCCGCGATCCTGCAGCAGCTGGACCTGCAGATCGAAGGCATGACTCCGCGTGTGGAAGGCGGCCATGGCGCCGAGATCGATGCCTACTTCGACGCCGAGACCGGCGAGCGCGCCGTCCCCTCGGCATGGGTCATCCTCTCGACCGCCGCACCGGAGTCGATGTCCGCGGCGCAACGCGAGCATCTGGTCAGCGTCGATCCGTCCGAAGGCCTGACCGTCGAGAACTTCCGCCAGGCGCTGGACATCCTCGGCGTCGCCTGCCCGTCCACGGTCACCCCCGATTCGCGCGTCGATGCGGATCTGCGCGCCAAGCTGCGTCATCTGCAGCAACTGGCGCGCGTGGCGCCGTCGCGCTTCACCCCGGCCACGAACGACGAGGCGCGCACCGCCGTCGCGCACTGA
- a CDS encoding 5-carboxymethyl-2-hydroxymuconate Delta-isomerase: protein MPHLVIELTENTRLNCSQEELLDEANAALLASGQFEEPDIKSRCITLDVYRQGTDVADRAFVHATLSVLDGRDQATRRQLGQIVCDAIAEAIRTGDGQSVQVSVNVVEMARAIYAKTVIGA from the coding sequence ATGCCGCACCTCGTTATCGAACTCACCGAGAACACCCGCCTCAACTGCTCGCAGGAAGAGCTGCTCGACGAAGCCAACGCGGCGCTGCTCGCCAGTGGCCAATTCGAGGAACCGGACATCAAGTCGCGCTGCATCACGCTGGACGTGTACCGCCAGGGCACCGATGTGGCCGATCGCGCGTTCGTGCATGCCACCCTCTCCGTCCTCGACGGCCGCGACCAGGCCACGCGCCGGCAACTGGGCCAGATCGTCTGCGACGCCATCGCCGAAGCGATCCGCACGGGCGATGGCCAGAGCGTGCAGGTCAGCGTGAACGTGGTCGAGATGGCGCGCGCGATCTACGCCAAGACCGTCATCGGCGCGTAA
- a CDS encoding TetR/AcrR family transcriptional regulator has protein sequence MPATRTSGQAGGKPKPRDAAATREKILQMAAKEFASKGYDGARVDSIVARSKISKNLVYHYFESKEALFIEVMERAYSAMRERQNQFGELGDHPVEDMRTLIVQTIRHFIDHPEFIQLLSTENLYKAEHIRKSKVIPAMFNPLRSALAQILERGKAQGLFRPDADWVDLYVSISGLGSYSISNRYTLSFVLDVDLGAKERVEARLRHVCDMVMTYLCNFEGSKFDRHAPADRALAVTRR, from the coding sequence ATGCCAGCAACGAGAACTAGCGGACAGGCAGGCGGAAAACCCAAACCGCGCGACGCGGCGGCCACGCGGGAGAAGATCCTGCAGATGGCGGCAAAGGAGTTCGCGTCGAAGGGCTACGACGGCGCGCGCGTGGACAGCATCGTGGCGCGCAGCAAGATCAGCAAAAACCTCGTCTATCACTACTTCGAAAGCAAGGAGGCGCTCTTTATCGAGGTCATGGAGCGCGCGTATTCGGCGATGCGCGAGCGGCAGAATCAGTTCGGCGAGCTCGGCGACCATCCCGTGGAAGACATGCGGACGCTGATCGTCCAGACGATCCGCCATTTCATCGACCATCCCGAGTTTATCCAGCTGCTGAGTACGGAGAACCTGTACAAGGCCGAGCACATCCGCAAGTCGAAGGTGATACCGGCGATGTTCAATCCGCTGCGGAGCGCGCTCGCGCAGATCCTCGAGCGCGGCAAGGCGCAGGGCTTGTTTCGTCCCGATGCGGACTGGGTCGATCTCTACGTGTCGATCTCGGGCCTCGGCTCGTATTCCATCTCGAACCGCTACACGCTGTCGTTCGTGCTCGACGTGGACCTCGGCGCCAAAGAGCGCGTCGAGGCCCGGCTGCGGCACGTGTGCGATATGGTGATGACCTATCTCTGCAATTTCGAGGGGTCGAAGTTCGATCGCCATGCCCCGGCCGATCGCGCGTTGGCGGTTACGCGCCGATGA
- the cls gene encoding cardiolipin synthase — protein sequence MLSPSIVAAIVAGFHVVGVVAALHAVMTVRTAPGAIAWAGSLVMMPYFTLIPYLIFGRSQFAGYVNARRFNNDRLREIRHGMSVRERDAFGARIVQEPEPLCLRALPRLTGMPCVSGNAVRLLVNGADTFAAIFAAIDAAREVVLVQFFIVHDDALGRELHRRLCARAAAGVKVYFLYDSIGCHALGRPYVRELQQAGVEARAFSTHPGFVNRFQLNFRNHRKLVVVDGACAYVGGHNVGNEYLGTRPPLAPWRDTHIEIRGAAVLGLQMAFAEDWYWAAREVPHLLQPPAAAAGNMLCQIVPSGPADNQETCSLFFVEAIQSARKRVWITSPYFVPDEAVFAMLRLAVLRGVDVRILIPARPDHLVVFAASTIYAYQAICAGVKIFRYQPGFLHQKVILVDDEAAAVGTANLDNRSFRLNFEMMVMTADHGFAADVARMLEADFAQARPVGRDEFLGSPALLRVAMHVAKLFAPIL from the coding sequence ATGTTGAGTCCAAGCATCGTTGCAGCGATCGTCGCGGGCTTCCACGTCGTGGGCGTGGTTGCGGCGCTGCATGCAGTCATGACGGTGCGCACCGCGCCGGGCGCGATCGCGTGGGCGGGGTCGCTCGTGATGATGCCGTACTTCACGCTGATTCCTTACCTGATCTTCGGGCGCAGCCAGTTCGCGGGCTACGTCAACGCCCGGCGGTTCAACAACGACCGGCTGCGCGAGATCCGCCATGGCATGAGCGTGCGCGAGCGCGACGCGTTCGGCGCGCGCATCGTGCAGGAGCCCGAGCCGCTGTGCCTGCGCGCGCTGCCGCGGCTGACCGGCATGCCGTGCGTGTCCGGCAATGCGGTCCGGCTGCTCGTGAATGGCGCCGATACCTTCGCGGCGATCTTCGCGGCCATCGATGCCGCGCGCGAGGTCGTACTGGTGCAGTTCTTCATCGTGCATGACGACGCGCTCGGGCGCGAACTCCATCGTCGCCTGTGCGCGCGCGCCGCCGCGGGCGTCAAGGTCTATTTCCTCTACGACAGCATCGGCTGCCATGCGCTGGGCCGGCCGTACGTGCGCGAGTTGCAGCAGGCCGGCGTGGAAGCGCGGGCGTTCTCCACGCATCCCGGTTTCGTCAACCGGTTCCAGCTCAACTTCCGCAATCATCGCAAGCTCGTGGTCGTCGATGGCGCGTGCGCGTACGTGGGCGGCCATAACGTCGGCAACGAATACCTCGGCACGCGTCCGCCCCTCGCGCCGTGGCGCGATACCCATATCGAGATCCGCGGCGCGGCGGTGCTCGGCCTGCAGATGGCCTTCGCTGAGGACTGGTACTGGGCCGCGCGCGAGGTTCCGCATCTGCTGCAGCCGCCGGCGGCGGCCGCGGGCAACATGCTGTGCCAGATCGTGCCGAGCGGTCCGGCCGACAATCAGGAAACGTGCTCGCTGTTCTTCGTCGAGGCCATCCAGTCCGCGCGCAAGCGGGTGTGGATCACGTCGCCGTACTTCGTGCCCGACGAGGCCGTGTTCGCGATGCTGCGGCTCGCGGTGCTGCGCGGCGTGGACGTGCGCATCCTCATTCCGGCGCGGCCCGACCACCTCGTGGTGTTTGCCGCCTCCACCATCTACGCGTACCAGGCCATCTGCGCCGGCGTGAAGATCTTCCGTTATCAGCCGGGCTTCCTGCATCAGAAGGTGATCCTCGTCGATGACGAGGCCGCGGCGGTCGGTACGGCCAACCTCGACAACCGCTCGTTCCGGCTCAACTTCGAAATGATGGTGATGACCGCGGACCATGGGTTTGCCGCCGACGTCGCGCGCATGCTCGAAGCCGATTTCGCGCAGGCCAGGCCCGTGGGGCGCGACGAATTTCTCGGCTCGCCCGCGCTGCTGCGCGTCGCCATGCACGTCGCCAAGCTGTTTGCACCGATCCTCTGA
- a CDS encoding TetR/AcrR family transcriptional regulator produces MTRNTPTVAEAPPVPTTRSTYRHGDLRRALLEAGIDLAQAGGPDAIVLREATRRAGVVPNAAYRHFANRQDLLEAVRAAALSRLAMEMEAAMAADLAAVPADADAATRARATLRAVGRGYLRYALRETGLFRTAFSVREQVQQVEHEADPAKAGNSGLNPFQLLSAALDGLVTAGLLASDRRPGAEYLAWAAVHGLAMLALDGPLHGRPASQIDALSQRLLEMVEQGL; encoded by the coding sequence ATGACCCGCAACACCCCGACGGTGGCCGAAGCCCCGCCGGTGCCCACGACCCGAAGCACCTACCGGCACGGCGATCTGCGCCGCGCGCTGCTCGAGGCCGGTATCGATCTCGCCCAGGCGGGCGGACCCGATGCCATCGTGCTGCGCGAGGCCACACGGCGCGCGGGGGTCGTACCCAATGCCGCGTATCGCCACTTCGCGAACCGGCAGGACCTGCTGGAGGCCGTGCGCGCGGCCGCGCTGTCGCGGCTGGCGATGGAGATGGAAGCGGCCATGGCGGCCGATCTGGCCGCGGTGCCGGCCGATGCCGATGCGGCCACGCGCGCCCGCGCGACACTGCGTGCCGTGGGACGCGGCTATCTGCGCTATGCATTGCGGGAGACCGGATTGTTCCGCACGGCATTCTCGGTGCGGGAGCAGGTGCAGCAGGTCGAGCACGAGGCCGACCCGGCGAAGGCGGGCAACAGCGGGCTGAACCCGTTCCAGCTGCTATCGGCTGCGCTCGATGGCCTTGTCACGGCGGGACTGCTGGCCAGCGATCGTCGCCCCGGGGCCGAATACCTGGCGTGGGCGGCCGTGCATGGGCTGGCCATGCTCGCGCTCGACGGTCCGCTGCACGGCCGGCCGGCCAGTCAGATCGATGCGCTGTCCCAGCGGCTGCTGGAGATGGTGGAGCAGGGGCTCTGA
- a CDS encoding class I adenylate-forming enzyme family protein: MRSHASPAAAPDAASPSSFVPPFNRLHEAIAPWAASDPDRIAIMDAHRALRFGELGAAVQQTARTLASLGVQGGDRVVVVTENSVGCAVILLALSQLDAWSVPVNARLSPREVGNIVEHADARLTLYLDSDFPEAREHGLSRNAQWAEWPHVGRLLIGPLNAGAAREPVSEAAADQVAALIYTTGTTGASKAVMLTHANLMFIGYSNRMQARVQAGDRVYGVLPISHVYGLSVLLVGPISNGASVYYEPRFRPEQLARMLREASLTVLHGVPAMYAKTIEWSRANGQSLRTPSLRIAQCGGAPLTATLKAGFEETFGIPLQNGYGMTETSPTVCQTRVESPRNDCSVGPAVPHVELRLGNVQADGSGELLVRGPNVMKGYYRRPDLTAAAIDADGWLHTGDLARIDPDGAVSIVGRAKEIIIHSGFNVYPEEVEQSINAHPAVLQSAVVGRAVEGNEEVIAFIEVRAGMTLDQAELRTFLRERLSPYKLPAEIRVMAQLPAAPSGKILKAKLREALGDTTTRTTA; this comes from the coding sequence ATGCGCAGCCACGCATCCCCTGCCGCCGCCCCGGACGCGGCCTCGCCATCATCGTTCGTTCCCCCGTTCAATCGTCTGCACGAAGCCATTGCGCCGTGGGCCGCCAGCGACCCCGACCGTATCGCGATCATGGACGCACACCGCGCCCTGCGCTTTGGCGAGCTCGGTGCCGCAGTGCAGCAAACCGCGCGCACGCTCGCGAGCCTCGGCGTGCAGGGCGGCGACCGTGTTGTCGTCGTGACCGAGAACAGCGTCGGCTGCGCGGTCATCCTGCTGGCGCTGAGCCAGCTCGACGCGTGGTCGGTGCCCGTCAATGCCCGGCTCTCGCCGCGCGAGGTCGGCAATATCGTCGAGCACGCCGATGCGCGGCTGACGCTCTATCTCGATAGCGACTTCCCCGAAGCGCGCGAACACGGCCTCTCGCGCAACGCGCAATGGGCCGAATGGCCCCACGTGGGCCGGCTGCTGATCGGCCCGCTCAACGCGGGCGCCGCGCGAGAGCCGGTGTCGGAAGCCGCGGCCGACCAGGTGGCCGCACTGATCTACACGACCGGCACGACCGGCGCGTCCAAGGCCGTGATGCTCACGCACGCGAACCTGATGTTCATCGGCTATTCCAACCGCATGCAGGCGCGCGTGCAGGCGGGCGACCGCGTCTATGGCGTGCTGCCGATCTCGCACGTCTATGGACTGTCCGTGCTGCTGGTGGGACCGATATCGAACGGCGCCTCGGTCTACTACGAACCGCGTTTCCGCCCGGAGCAACTCGCGCGCATGCTGCGCGAAGCGTCGCTGACCGTGCTGCACGGCGTGCCCGCGATGTATGCCAAGACGATCGAATGGAGCCGCGCGAACGGCCAGTCCCTTCGCACGCCGTCGCTGCGCATCGCCCAGTGCGGCGGCGCGCCGCTGACGGCCACGCTCAAGGCCGGCTTCGAGGAAACGTTCGGTATTCCGCTGCAGAACGGCTACGGCATGACCGAAACCTCGCCCACCGTGTGCCAGACGCGCGTGGAGTCCCCGCGCAACGACTGCTCGGTGGGCCCCGCGGTACCGCACGTGGAACTGCGCCTCGGCAACGTGCAGGCCGATGGCAGCGGCGAACTGCTGGTGCGCGGCCCCAACGTGATGAAAGGCTACTATCGCCGCCCCGACCTGACCGCCGCCGCCATCGATGCGGACGGCTGGCTGCATACGGGCGACCTCGCGCGCATCGACCCCGACGGCGCGGTGTCGATCGTCGGCCGCGCGAAAGAGATCATCATCCATTCGGGCTTCAACGTGTATCCCGAAGAAGTCGAGCAGTCGATCAACGCGCATCCGGCCGTGCTCCAGTCGGCCGTGGTGGGGCGCGCCGTGGAAGGCAACGAGGAGGTCATCGCCTTTATCGAGGTGCGCGCGGGCATGACCCTCGATCAGGCAGAGCTGCGCACGTTCCTGCGCGAACGGCTGTCGCCGTACAAGCTGCCCGCGGAAATTCGCGTGATGGCGCAATTGCCGGCCGCGCCGTCGGGCAAGATCCTGAAGGCGAAGCTGCGCGAGGCGCTTGGCGATACCACCACGAGGACGACAGCATGA